One segment of Nostoc piscinale CENA21 DNA contains the following:
- a CDS encoding 2OG-Fe(II) oxygenase, whose product MLKTTQWQTLNDCEMNSENLQALLRNEIPSIRISKFSSIEECHKLALAIEKVGFDFYRNVEPPIGRIGTTQFEYRNRDKSGYFDAVKKASQTYNKVTSLAFDPLKRLATILRQNVSSKIEIAYENENYGYYFAGLIRQINIALLHIDFAQLDAPDWRIGNISSQLVWNLYIKAPSQGGICKVYNRQWQPDDEKYKIPGSYGYNSSLVANSEVKQNIPITGDLVIFNSRNFHEVLPGIGERITISSFIGKMPGGDLVFWS is encoded by the coding sequence ATGCTAAAAACAACCCAGTGGCAAACATTAAATGATTGCGAAATGAACTCAGAAAATTTGCAAGCATTACTGAGAAACGAGATTCCATCAATTCGGATTTCTAAATTTTCTTCAATTGAAGAATGCCACAAATTAGCTTTAGCTATTGAAAAAGTTGGGTTTGATTTCTATAGAAATGTAGAACCGCCAATCGGTAGAATTGGAACTACCCAATTTGAATATAGAAATAGAGATAAATCGGGATATTTCGATGCAGTTAAAAAAGCTAGTCAAACTTATAATAAAGTTACTTCTTTAGCTTTTGATCCACTAAAACGTTTAGCAACTATTTTGCGTCAAAATGTATCAAGTAAAATAGAAATTGCTTACGAAAATGAAAATTATGGATATTATTTTGCAGGATTGATCCGCCAGATTAATATTGCCTTGCTCCATATAGACTTTGCCCAGTTAGATGCTCCAGATTGGAGAATAGGAAATATTAGCTCACAGCTAGTCTGGAATCTATATATAAAAGCACCTAGCCAAGGTGGTATTTGCAAGGTCTACAACCGCCAGTGGCAGCCTGACGATGAAAAATATAAAATTCCTGGTTCGTATGGCTACAATTCTTCCTTAGTAGCTAACTCAGAAGTAAAGCAGAATATTCCAATCACAGGAGATTTAGTTATCTTTAATAGCCGTAATTTTCATGAAGTCTTACCAGGCATTGGAGAGCGTATAACAATTAGCTCTTTTATTGGAAAAATGCCAGGAGGTGATTTAGTGTTTTGGTCGTAA
- a CDS encoding alanine--tRNA ligase-related protein translates to MSTVLAYLEDTYKFTDKAHVEYIANDERGNYCVLDSTIFYPQGGGQPSDVGTIEAKGIKIPITFVSFVDGDVRHYGDFSSVSLEKGEEVTLYVDEARRIQNAKAHTAGHLMYTIVESLDQNLIAFKGYHFPDGSYVEFQGSPSFENSETFIAEVNTKISAALNQVTSVEASLITPEELAARWSNIPSNLPPGKPLRVVTIGNLHPTPCGGTHLKSLNELKGVIITKAKRQKGNLKISYKFE, encoded by the coding sequence ATGTCCACAGTACTTGCTTATCTTGAAGATACTTATAAATTTACTGATAAGGCTCATGTTGAGTATATTGCCAATGATGAACGGGGTAATTATTGTGTATTAGATAGCACTATATTTTATCCGCAAGGTGGTGGTCAGCCTTCAGACGTAGGCACTATTGAAGCTAAAGGAATTAAAATTCCTATCACTTTCGTAAGTTTTGTAGATGGGGATGTTCGTCATTATGGAGACTTTTCATCTGTATCTTTAGAAAAAGGTGAAGAGGTAACTTTATATGTTGATGAAGCCCGTCGGATACAAAATGCTAAGGCTCATACGGCTGGACATCTTATGTACACTATCGTCGAATCCCTTGATCAAAATCTAATTGCATTTAAAGGGTATCATTTTCCCGATGGTTCCTATGTAGAGTTTCAAGGAAGCCCCTCATTTGAAAATTCCGAAACATTTATTGCTGAAGTGAATACAAAAATTAGTGCAGCTTTAAATCAAGTTACTAGTGTAGAAGCTTCACTAATTACACCAGAAGAATTAGCAGCGCGTTGGTCTAATATACCCAGTAATTTACCTCCTGGGAAACCTTTGAGAGTTGTGACAATTGGCAATCTTCATCCAACTCCATGTGGAGGAACTCATTTAAAATCACTTAATGAATTAAAAGGTGTAATAATTACTAAAGCCAAACGTCAAAAAGGAAATCTCAAAATTAGCTATAAATTTGAGTAA
- a CDS encoding SDR family NAD(P)-dependent oxidoreductase: protein MQLNNHSQILATSNNKILTNQKVEVAIRSSLTVDDCVVRERQTQTRKQEIVAYIVPSNVFAPEQLLSHLQTILPSELIPTAFVPISTIPITDTGLVDEETLANLEVIDSDLVRLIEGQLESLSEIERVAVVAEPRVTSIPPVHLEDLLGDIQITSTNSQQEVEATTPSQKIEKNPFPSKKLAISHGEALQCSEDAPKTLAQVLQRAAKTSTKGIIYIQSDGSERVQSYRQLWQDAQRILAGLRKLGLQPQDKVIFQLEDNQDFLSGFWACMLGGFVPVPVSIAPTYELGNSTASKLQNTWQMLGKPLVLTSVSLSLNIDSFFKLLNLQNFQIATVKKLRECEPDLQLHQSQPEDLAILLLTSGSTGIPKCVMLNHHNILSMTTGLILMSHFSSEESVLNWMPLDHVGALVSLSIMAVSLGCQQIHVPTDLIVQNSFKWLDLIDNHQATISWAPNFAFSLICDAFGDLRNRASDIKKKHWDLSSMRFIINAGEPIVTKIARSFLKLLRPYGLPTDAIHPAFGMSETSSGITYSDSFALETSSDDSLFVELGLPIAGAWLRIVDENEQVVTEGTIGRLQVKGASVTSGYYQNLQANQEVFTTDGWFNTGDLGFLNQGRLTITGRQKDVIIINGLNYYCHEIEAAVEELEGVEVSYTAACAVRQAGINIDKLAIFFNTAVADDASLVTLLKEIRTAVVNKVGINPDYLIPVNKEIIPKTAIGKIQRSQLSQRFNSGEFKSIIKPIDILLGNSNTIPNWFYRQVWQPKSSIAFNSNLNVTNSTLVFLDSCGLGQYLCQILSENNLPYITVSPREDFRKINRSHYTITPGQAKDYQLLLESLAADNIIIGQILHLWTYEQYIGEVKSSDALEQAQEHGIYSLLFLTQALAKVQGANHGVQLLFISSNTQSISVDDSIAYEKSAVLGLLKTIPQELPWLNCRHIDLPVAKVETNGAFILQEIQVSSKEREVAYRNGQRFIPRLEQVDFTSQPKSSISFKQGGTYLITGGLGGIGIEIARYLLQHHQAKLLLVGRTPLTLEKSIKIYQELEPLGGEVIYEAVDICDLQHLQIIVAEVQSKWGKNLDGILHLAGAFHEQLVVDETQESLISILYPKVLGSWTLHQLIKDNHGSIFINFSSAHGFFGSTAVGAYAAANSFLDCFSHYQNTHSELASYCFSWSMWDDTGMSQGYQMKNLIRAKGFYIMSSSQAISSMLTGLQHQQTNLLIGLDGSNQNIQRWQSQFFNLQKLTAYFTASNNEVKLLDLQVQDRFGTSCTCNLVQLNEMPCLENGEIDRTSLMRKINSQEIKERIEPRNEIEYKIAQCWQQVLKVPLLGIYDNFFELGGNSLLAGQVIARLREDFSLELSLQRLFQTPTIAGLAQAIEAIQILTQNKNTFIKTLEQEYEEDYL from the coding sequence ATGCAGTTAAATAATCATAGTCAAATTTTAGCAACTTCAAATAATAAGATTTTGACGAATCAAAAAGTAGAAGTTGCTATTCGGTCGAGTTTGACTGTAGATGATTGTGTAGTAAGAGAAAGACAAACCCAAACGCGAAAACAGGAAATAGTAGCCTATATAGTTCCATCAAATGTATTCGCACCTGAACAATTGTTGTCTCACCTGCAAACAATTCTGCCTAGCGAATTAATACCCACAGCATTCGTACCAATATCCACCATACCCATAACAGATACAGGTTTGGTAGATGAAGAAACTCTAGCCAACTTAGAAGTTATTGACTCTGACTTAGTGCGCCTCATAGAAGGGCAATTAGAGTCATTGTCCGAAATTGAACGTGTTGCGGTGGTTGCCGAACCAAGAGTTACAAGTATTCCTCCTGTGCATTTGGAGGATTTGCTAGGTGATATACAGATTACTTCTACAAATAGCCAACAAGAGGTAGAAGCCACTACACCTAGTCAGAAGATAGAAAAGAATCCGTTCCCATCAAAGAAGTTAGCTATTAGTCATGGCGAAGCACTACAATGCTCCGAAGATGCTCCCAAAACTTTAGCCCAAGTATTGCAACGAGCTGCTAAAACTTCAACTAAAGGTATTATTTACATTCAATCTGATGGTAGTGAGAGAGTTCAATCTTATCGCCAATTATGGCAGGATGCTCAAAGAATTTTAGCTGGATTAAGAAAGCTAGGACTCCAGCCACAAGATAAAGTAATTTTTCAACTAGAAGATAATCAAGATTTCCTGAGCGGTTTTTGGGCTTGCATGCTAGGGGGCTTTGTTCCTGTACCAGTATCTATTGCCCCAACATACGAACTAGGCAATAGTACCGCCAGTAAATTACAAAATACTTGGCAGATGTTGGGGAAACCCCTAGTACTTACAAGTGTTTCTTTATCTTTGAATATTGATAGTTTTTTCAAGCTGTTAAACTTACAAAACTTTCAAATTGCAACTGTTAAAAAGTTGCGTGAGTGCGAACCAGATTTGCAATTACATCAAAGTCAGCCAGAAGATTTAGCGATTTTGCTTTTGACCTCTGGAAGCACTGGAATACCCAAGTGTGTGATGCTTAATCATCACAATATATTGAGTATGACAACTGGCTTAATTTTAATGAGTCATTTCTCAAGCGAAGAAAGCGTTTTAAACTGGATGCCTTTGGATCATGTCGGTGCATTGGTATCTCTAAGTATTATGGCTGTGAGTTTAGGTTGCCAACAAATCCATGTACCAACTGACTTGATTGTGCAGAATTCATTCAAGTGGCTAGATTTAATTGACAATCATCAAGCAACGATTAGTTGGGCCCCTAACTTTGCCTTTTCTCTGATTTGCGATGCCTTTGGCGACCTGCGGAATCGCGCTTCTGATATTAAGAAAAAACACTGGGATTTATCATCAATGCGTTTTATTATCAACGCAGGAGAACCCATTGTTACTAAGATAGCCAGGAGTTTTTTAAAGCTGCTTCGCCCTTATGGTTTGCCAACCGATGCAATTCATCCAGCCTTTGGAATGAGCGAAACTTCTTCTGGTATTACTTACTCTGACAGCTTTGCTCTAGAAACTTCATCGGATGATAGTTTATTTGTCGAATTAGGTTTACCAATTGCTGGTGCTTGGTTGCGGATTGTTGATGAAAATGAACAGGTAGTTACAGAAGGTACAATCGGTCGTTTACAAGTAAAAGGTGCATCTGTTACCAGTGGTTACTATCAAAATCTCCAAGCAAACCAAGAAGTTTTCACCACCGATGGTTGGTTTAATACAGGAGATTTAGGATTTCTCAATCAAGGGCGTTTAACGATTACTGGAAGGCAAAAAGATGTCATTATCATCAATGGACTCAATTACTACTGTCACGAAATCGAGGCCGCCGTTGAAGAACTCGAAGGAGTAGAAGTTTCCTATACAGCTGCTTGTGCAGTCAGACAAGCAGGAATTAATATAGATAAACTAGCCATATTCTTCAATACTGCTGTTGCTGATGATGCCAGTTTAGTTACTCTGCTTAAGGAAATTCGGACTGCTGTTGTCAACAAAGTAGGGATAAATCCAGATTATTTAATTCCAGTAAATAAAGAAATTATTCCAAAAACTGCGATTGGGAAAATTCAGCGATCGCAACTCAGCCAACGCTTCAATTCAGGCGAGTTCAAATCAATCATTAAACCCATTGATATCTTACTTGGTAACAGTAATACCATTCCCAACTGGTTTTACCGTCAAGTATGGCAACCTAAATCTTCCATTGCTTTTAATTCTAATCTAAATGTTACTAATTCCACTTTAGTGTTTCTAGATTCTTGCGGATTGGGTCAATATTTATGTCAAATATTGTCCGAAAATAACCTGCCATACATAACTGTTTCACCCAGAGAAGATTTCCGCAAAATCAATCGTTCACATTACACGATTACCCCAGGACAAGCCAAAGATTACCAACTATTATTAGAATCCCTAGCAGCAGATAATATTATCATTGGGCAGATTCTACATTTATGGACTTATGAACAGTATATTGGCGAAGTCAAAAGCAGTGATGCTCTTGAACAAGCACAAGAACATGGGATATACAGTTTATTGTTCTTGACTCAAGCTTTAGCCAAAGTTCAGGGTGCTAATCATGGGGTTCAATTACTATTTATTTCTTCTAATACTCAGTCTATCTCTGTAGATGATTCCATAGCTTACGAGAAATCAGCAGTATTAGGGCTACTGAAAACGATTCCTCAAGAATTACCTTGGTTGAACTGTCGCCACATTGATTTGCCCGTCGCTAAAGTGGAAACAAACGGAGCTTTTATTTTACAAGAGATACAAGTTTCTTCTAAGGAACGAGAGGTAGCTTATAGAAATGGGCAGCGTTTTATTCCTCGTTTAGAACAAGTTGATTTTACAAGCCAACCTAAATCCTCAATTAGCTTCAAACAAGGTGGAACTTATTTAATCACTGGAGGACTGGGTGGTATTGGGATTGAGATTGCGCGATATTTACTGCAACATCACCAAGCTAAATTACTGTTAGTTGGCAGAACTCCTCTAACTCTAGAAAAAAGCATAAAAATCTATCAAGAATTAGAGCCTTTGGGAGGAGAAGTAATTTACGAAGCTGTTGATATTTGTGATTTACAACATCTGCAAATAATAGTTGCAGAAGTACAAAGCAAATGGGGTAAAAATCTGGATGGAATACTTCATTTAGCTGGTGCTTTTCATGAGCAACTTGTAGTTGATGAAACCCAAGAAAGCTTAATATCTATACTGTATCCCAAGGTTTTGGGATCATGGACGCTGCATCAATTAATCAAAGACAATCACGGCAGTATTTTTATTAACTTTTCTTCAGCACACGGTTTTTTTGGTAGCACGGCTGTGGGTGCTTATGCTGCTGCTAATAGTTTTTTGGACTGCTTTTCTCATTACCAAAATACCCACAGTGAATTAGCAAGTTATTGTTTCAGTTGGAGTATGTGGGATGATACAGGGATGAGTCAAGGATATCAGATGAAAAATCTGATCCGCGCTAAAGGTTTCTATATCATGTCTTCCTCTCAAGCAATATCTTCAATGCTGACTGGCTTACAACATCAGCAAACAAATCTATTGATAGGTTTGGATGGTAGTAACCAAAACATTCAACGTTGGCAATCTCAATTCTTTAACTTACAGAAGTTAACAGCTTATTTCACTGCCAGTAATAACGAGGTTAAATTACTAGATTTGCAAGTACAAGACCGCTTTGGTACTTCTTGCACTTGCAACTTAGTACAACTGAACGAAATGCCTTGTCTGGAAAATGGCGAAATTGACCGCACCAGCCTAATGAGGAAAATTAACTCTCAGGAAATTAAGGAAAGAATAGAACCACGCAACGAGATAGAGTACAAAATTGCTCAATGTTGGCAGCAAGTTCTGAAAGTGCCACTTTTAGGCATTTATGATAACTTTTTCGAGTTAGGAGGAAATTCCTTGCTAGCTGGTCAAGTAATTGCGCGGTTACGCGAAGATTTCTCTCTAGAACTGTCTCTTCAGCGTTTGTTTCAAACGCCTACTATTGCTGGTTTAGCTCAAGCTATTGAAGCAATTCAAATATTAACTCAAAACAAAAATACTTTTATTAAAACTCTCGAACAAGAATACGAAGAGGATTATTTATAA